In Candidatus Methylomirabilota bacterium, one DNA window encodes the following:
- a CDS encoding 3-hydroxybutyryl-CoA dehydrogenase, with product MMVVKHVGVLGCGLMGSGIAQVSAQAGFRTTVLEATPELLERGMGNLRATLEGLAARGKLEPQAKDATLGRIAGTVRIDDFKDCDLVVEAITENQTLKNETFARLDRVCPPHAILASNTSSCNVTAMAAATSRPGRVLALHFFNPVPLMKLVEVARTILTEEDVVSAATEWVRAVGKVPVQTKDSTGFIVNRLLVPYLLDAVRLYESGLGSLEDLDQAMKLGCGYPMGPFTLLDLVGLDTTLYVAEVMFEEFREPRYAAPPLLKRMVMAGHLGRKTGRGFYSYRKG from the coding sequence GGTTTCCGCGCAGGCAGGCTTCCGGACAACGGTCCTCGAGGCCACACCGGAGCTGCTGGAGCGGGGAATGGGCAACCTCCGCGCCACGCTCGAGGGGCTAGCCGCCCGCGGCAAGCTCGAGCCCCAGGCGAAGGACGCCACGCTCGGGCGCATCGCCGGCACCGTGCGCATCGACGACTTCAAGGACTGCGATCTGGTCGTGGAGGCGATCACCGAGAACCAGACGCTCAAGAACGAGACCTTCGCCCGGCTGGACCGGGTCTGCCCGCCCCACGCGATCCTGGCCAGCAACACCTCGTCGTGCAACGTCACGGCGATGGCGGCGGCCACCAGCCGGCCGGGTCGCGTCCTCGCCCTGCATTTCTTCAACCCGGTCCCACTCATGAAGCTGGTAGAGGTCGCCCGCACGATCCTCACCGAGGAGGACGTCGTGTCGGCCGCCACCGAGTGGGTGCGGGCGGTGGGCAAGGTGCCCGTCCAGACGAAGGATTCCACGGGGTTCATCGTGAACCGCCTCCTGGTCCCCTATCTGCTCGACGCCGTCCGTCTCTACGAGAGCGGCCTGGGCTCGCTGGAGGACCTCGACCAGGCCATGAAGCTGGGCTGCGGGTACCCCATGGGGCCGTTCACGCTCCTGGACCTGGTGGGCCTGGACACGACCCTGTACGTGGCCGAGGTGATGTTCGAGGAGTTCCGCGAGCCCCGCTATGCGGCGCCCCCGCTGCTCAAACGCATGGTGATGGCCGGGCATCTGGGGCGCAAGACCGGACGCGGATTCTACAGCTACCGCAAGGGCTGA
- a CDS encoding GntR family transcriptional regulator translates to MDYRHGIPRYLQIADAIRQDLRGEGERIPSEHQLCARFRVSRPTVRQALDVLVQEGRLYRHAGRGTFSTPTPGGDPKLRVIGSVDDMIALGDETWFKLESRDRVRLAPNIAQALRLPPGADGYRVVGIRHADVGPFQHVTVYLPFEIGRALSDEDLSKTSLVAAIERQLGLPIKVLEQVTDAALAPRHVAELLQVRPRTPLLLFERTWFAVSGDPVEYVVAYQAGRRYPFRVVLSRPERRS, encoded by the coding sequence GTGGATTATCGCCACGGAATTCCGCGGTACCTTCAGATAGCCGACGCGATCCGGCAAGATTTGCGGGGAGAAGGCGAACGGATCCCCTCCGAGCACCAGCTCTGTGCGAGGTTCCGGGTGAGCCGCCCCACCGTTCGGCAGGCCCTCGACGTCCTCGTGCAAGAAGGCCGGCTGTACCGCCACGCCGGCCGCGGCACCTTCAGCACTCCGACCCCGGGCGGCGATCCCAAGCTGCGCGTCATCGGCTCGGTCGATGACATGATCGCGCTCGGTGATGAGACCTGGTTCAAGCTCGAATCGCGCGACCGGGTCCGCCTGGCCCCGAACATCGCGCAGGCGCTGCGGCTGCCGCCGGGCGCCGACGGGTACCGGGTGGTCGGCATCCGGCATGCCGACGTCGGGCCGTTCCAGCACGTGACCGTGTACCTGCCCTTCGAGATCGGCCGGGCGCTGTCCGACGAGGACCTCTCGAAGACGTCGCTGGTGGCCGCGATCGAACGGCAGCTCGGCCTGCCCATCAAGGTGCTCGAGCAGGTGACCGACGCCGCCCTGGCGCCGCGGCACGTGGCCGAGCTGCTGCAGGTGCGGCCGCGCACCCCGCTGCTGCTGTTCGAGCGGACGTGGTTCGCGGTGAGCGGCGACCCTGTCGAGTACGTCGTCGCCTACCAGGCCGGGCGCCGGTATCCGTTCCGCGTGGTGCTCTCCCGTCCCGAGCGACGGAGCTGA
- a CDS encoding hydantoinase/oxoprolinase family protein, with amino-acid sequence MPYRLGFDVGGTFTDFVLQAPGGELVTAKRLTTYPDPAQACLAGLDELLDRAAVAWPAVAEAVHGTTLGSNIVIERKGRNVGLLTTRGFRDVLLIGREKRYQVYDLNIDKPPPLLPRRLIGEVTERVLADGSVRTPLDEADARRAVRELAARGVRTLAVCLLHAYVNPTHEQRVARIVAEEAPHIVVSLSHEVSPTAREYERTSTTVVNAYVMTAVREYLRDLQVSLRQRGCRGRLFVMQSSGGVATAEAMERYPVRMLESGPAAGALMAAAYGELAGYRDVIAFDMGGTTAKLALIEQGRPFTTASFELHRVGLAPGSGLPINIQALDLVEIGAGGGSIARPRMGVIAVGPESASSTPGPVCYGRGGAEPTVTDANLVLGYLNPDFFAGGAMRLSLPAAARAIEERLARPLGLALEEAAWGVHQIVTTNMELATRVVSIERGRDPRQLTLVAFGGSGPVHGCRLAQALGVPRVILPAAAGVTGAIGLLGAEVRFDVARTHVDRLDEADPAALAAMYAEMADQATAVVRDSAVSGQLTVSRAADARYVGQGYELSVPVPAGPLSAAGLARIRASFDEIYAARYGYAQPAEPVEVVTWKLSAVGGTPGLALAKAGTEPGESPRKAVRRAYFPEAGGYIDTPVYDRDRLWAGLSLTGPAIVEERESTTVLPPGAQAVVDAYANLIVTLAAAA; translated from the coding sequence GTGCCCTACCGACTGGGCTTCGACGTCGGGGGCACGTTCACGGACTTCGTGCTGCAGGCGCCGGGCGGCGAGCTGGTCACGGCCAAGCGGCTGACCACGTATCCCGACCCCGCCCAGGCCTGCCTGGCGGGCCTCGACGAGCTGCTCGATCGGGCGGCGGTGGCCTGGCCCGCCGTCGCCGAGGCCGTGCACGGCACGACGCTGGGCTCGAACATCGTCATCGAGCGCAAGGGGCGTAACGTCGGCTTGCTGACGACCCGCGGCTTCCGGGACGTGCTTCTGATCGGCCGGGAGAAGCGCTACCAGGTCTACGATCTCAACATCGACAAGCCGCCGCCGCTGCTGCCCCGTCGCCTCATCGGCGAGGTCACCGAACGGGTCCTGGCCGACGGCAGCGTGCGCACGCCCCTCGACGAGGCCGACGCCCGCCGGGCCGTCCGCGAGCTGGCCGCGCGCGGAGTACGGACGCTGGCCGTGTGCCTGCTCCACGCGTACGTCAATCCCACGCACGAACAGCGCGTGGCCCGGATCGTCGCCGAGGAGGCGCCCCACATCGTCGTGAGCCTCTCTCACGAGGTGTCGCCCACGGCCCGCGAGTACGAGCGGACGTCGACGACCGTGGTCAACGCCTACGTGATGACGGCGGTGCGCGAGTACCTGCGTGATCTCCAAGTTTCGTTGCGGCAGCGCGGCTGCCGGGGCCGGCTCTTCGTGATGCAGTCCTCGGGCGGCGTGGCCACGGCCGAGGCGATGGAGCGGTATCCCGTGCGCATGCTGGAGTCCGGCCCGGCCGCCGGGGCGCTCATGGCCGCCGCCTACGGCGAGCTGGCCGGCTACCGCGACGTGATCGCCTTCGACATGGGCGGCACCACCGCCAAGCTCGCCCTCATCGAACAGGGCCGGCCCTTCACGACCGCGTCCTTCGAGCTGCATCGCGTGGGGCTGGCCCCGGGCAGCGGGCTGCCCATCAACATCCAGGCCCTGGACCTCGTCGAGATCGGCGCCGGAGGCGGCTCCATCGCCCGGCCCCGGATGGGCGTCATCGCCGTCGGCCCGGAGAGCGCGTCCTCGACGCCGGGTCCCGTCTGTTACGGTCGGGGAGGCGCGGAGCCGACGGTGACGGACGCCAACCTCGTCCTGGGCTACCTGAACCCCGACTTCTTCGCCGGAGGCGCCATGCGCCTGTCGCTCCCCGCGGCCGCCCGGGCCATCGAGGAGCGGCTGGCGCGCCCGCTGGGGCTGGCGCTGGAAGAGGCCGCCTGGGGCGTGCACCAGATCGTGACGACGAACATGGAGCTCGCCACGCGGGTGGTCTCGATCGAGCGCGGTCGTGATCCGCGCCAGCTGACCCTGGTCGCGTTCGGCGGCTCGGGGCCCGTGCACGGCTGCCGCCTGGCCCAGGCGCTCGGGGTCCCCCGGGTCATCCTGCCCGCCGCCGCCGGCGTGACCGGCGCCATCGGGCTGCTCGGCGCCGAGGTGCGCTTCGACGTGGCGCGCACGCACGTCGATCGCCTGGACGAAGCCGACCCGGCGGCGCTGGCCGCGATGTACGCCGAGATGGCGGACCAGGCGACGGCCGTGGTGCGCGATTCAGCGGTGTCCGGCCAGCTCACGGTGAGCCGCGCCGCGGACGCGCGCTACGTCGGGCAGGGCTACGAGCTCAGCGTGCCGGTGCCGGCCGGCCCGCTGAGCGCGGCCGGCCTGGCCCGGATCCGGGCCAGCTTCGACGAGATCTACGCCGCCCGCTACGGCTACGCCCAGCCCGCCGAGCCGGTGGAGGTCGTGACGTGGAAGCTCTCGGCGGTCGGGGGCACGCCGGGCCTGGCTCTGGCCAAGGCCGGGACGGAGCCCGGCGAGTCGCCTCGCAAGGCCGTGCGCCGGGCGTACTTCCCGGAGGCCGGCGGGTACATCGACACGCCCGTGTACGATCGCGACCGGCTGTGGGCCGGTCTGTCGCTGACGGGGCCGGCGATCGTGGAGGAGCGCGAGTCCACGACCGTGCTGCCGCCCGGCGCCCAGGCCGTCGTCGACGCCTATGCCAACCTTATCGTGACGCTCGCCGCGGCGGCATGA